In Candidatus Zixiibacteriota bacterium, a genomic segment contains:
- a CDS encoding tetratricopeptide repeat protein encodes MKRAQRIFMNLLAVAALFTSTHAAESNTAAVGRLDLEISFFTHKLVTDPKSFMMAKELGAAYNSKARLTGSLADYRLAEGAFRQSLKIQPEHNSDAVFGLATTLSSQHKFKEAKGVLVTVLSEAAVNPTITAVLGDVAYELGDYMTAEESYAKFAVEKPGMAAWSRLAKVHLLHGRWDEADALWNKCVKLPVGSNPEPSAWASVMYGDLYLRKGEVPQARAHFLKSLEILPGYPIALEHLAETYEIEGDDKSAAPLLDSALSQIIHHDLIFRRADISERMGDKVHAARLRDSAHALLSSEIAAGDVGHRRVLAEYLLKFSDRKHEAWMLAKAEAADRGDIETDMLMARALFVNGNIGEAVKYADRALRFGSYEPHLYKYAVQIYESANLPSKADECRAMLAKLNPTQFGESFAAKSASK; translated from the coding sequence ATGAAAAGAGCACAACGAATTTTTATGAACCTGCTTGCCGTCGCCGCCCTGTTTACCTCTACCCACGCCGCAGAATCCAATACTGCGGCTGTGGGCAGACTCGATCTGGAGATATCTTTCTTTACTCACAAGCTTGTGACAGATCCGAAGAGCTTTATGATGGCCAAGGAACTCGGGGCGGCTTATAATTCTAAAGCCCGCCTTACTGGTTCACTTGCTGATTATCGTCTCGCCGAAGGGGCCTTTCGGCAATCCCTCAAGATTCAGCCGGAGCATAACAGCGATGCCGTTTTTGGTCTTGCAACCACTTTAAGCTCCCAGCATAAATTTAAGGAAGCCAAAGGTGTCCTCGTGACTGTTCTCAGCGAAGCCGCTGTTAATCCTACCATCACCGCGGTTTTGGGAGACGTTGCATACGAACTTGGCGATTACATGACAGCCGAAGAGAGCTACGCAAAGTTCGCGGTAGAAAAACCCGGCATGGCCGCCTGGAGCCGTCTGGCAAAGGTGCACCTACTTCATGGCCGATGGGACGAAGCCGACGCGCTCTGGAATAAATGCGTCAAACTTCCGGTCGGATCAAATCCCGAGCCATCGGCGTGGGCGTCGGTCATGTACGGTGATCTCTATCTTCGTAAAGGAGAGGTACCCCAAGCTCGCGCACATTTCCTGAAATCGCTTGAAATTCTCCCCGGATATCCAATCGCCCTTGAACACTTAGCTGAGACATACGAAATTGAAGGGGATGATAAGAGTGCGGCCCCTCTTTTGGACTCAGCTTTGTCGCAAATCATCCATCATGACCTTATTTTTCGCCGCGCCGATATCAGCGAGAGAATGGGGGACAAAGTCCATGCCGCTCGGCTTCGAGATAGCGCCCATGCCCTTCTCAGCAGTGAAATTGCTGCTGGCGATGTCGGCCACCGCCGAGTTCTAGCAGAATACTTGCTTAAGTTTTCGGACAGAAAGCACGAAGCTTGGATGCTTGCAAAAGCCGAAGCCGCAGACAGGGGCGACATTGAAACAGATATGTTGATGGCTCGTGCTCTTTTCGTCAATGGCAACATTGGTGAGGCTGTTAAGTATGCCGACCGCGCACTGCGTTTCGGAAGCTACGAACCCCATCTGTACAAATATGCCGTTCAGATTTACGAGAGCGCCAATCTGCCCAGCAAGGCCGATGAGTGCAGGGCGATGCTTGCCAAACTCAATCCAACTCAGTTTGGCGAATCGTTCGCCGCTAAATCCGCTTCCAAATAA
- a CDS encoding ABC transporter ATP-binding protein, whose amino-acid sequence MLVLSNLEVCYGAISALRGVSLAVSKGQIVTLIGANGAGKTTTLRAISGLVKTKSGSITFTEKEIGNRPPHEIVAAGISHSPEGRMIFANLTVKENLNMGAYLRRDKVEIKKDLDYVFTIFPRLSERLKQAGGTLSGGEQQMLAIGRALMARPKMLLLDEPSLGIAPLLVKLIFEKIVEINKELGMTILLVEQNAHLALKVANYGYVMETGEITLHGPAAEIEQNEAVRKAYLGEM is encoded by the coding sequence ATGCTTGTACTTAGCAACCTCGAAGTCTGCTACGGCGCTATATCGGCGTTGCGCGGGGTCTCGCTTGCTGTTTCCAAAGGCCAGATTGTCACCCTCATCGGAGCCAACGGCGCAGGAAAGACCACCACCCTACGCGCAATTTCCGGGCTTGTAAAAACTAAGAGCGGGTCGATTACTTTTACTGAGAAAGAAATTGGAAACAGACCGCCCCATGAAATAGTCGCCGCGGGGATTTCGCATTCGCCCGAAGGACGCATGATCTTTGCCAATTTAACAGTCAAAGAAAATCTCAATATGGGCGCATACCTTCGCCGTGATAAAGTCGAAATCAAAAAAGATTTGGATTATGTCTTTACTATTTTCCCTCGATTGAGCGAACGTCTCAAGCAGGCTGGAGGCACCCTTTCAGGTGGTGAACAGCAAATGCTTGCCATTGGCCGCGCTCTAATGGCGCGTCCCAAAATGCTTCTGCTGGATGAACCCTCGCTTGGGATTGCGCCACTGCTGGTGAAATTAATTTTTGAGAAGATCGTCGAAATAAACAAAGAGCTCGGCATGACGATTTTATTGGTTGAGCAAAACGCCCACCTGGCCCTTAAAGTCGCCAATTATGGTTATGTAATGGAGACCGGAGAGATAACCCTCCATGGCCCCGCCGCTGAGATAGAGCAGAACGAAGCTGTTCGCAAAGCGTATCTTGGCGAGATGTAA
- a CDS encoding DUF4331 family protein: protein MKLRKTLSLTVAGLMAIAGIAIAADHFDSPLANRDVRTDVTDVYAFRSPTNANNLVVAMNVSSHVPGAAPVPLFSQAARYNIHVDNTGDLLADAVVTVTFTGNTTQTFSVAGLGATPITGQVTPAGSAPIITTSGPIKIFVGPREDPFFFDLDGFKAFVAAPYIPAAGYRASGAGSPVDFFAGRNVGSIVIELPIVALTGAANANTGTIRAWTSITEPQTN from the coding sequence ATGAAGCTCAGAAAAACGCTCTCGCTCACTGTCGCCGGACTCATGGCTATCGCAGGTATAGCTATCGCCGCCGATCACTTCGACTCACCGCTGGCCAATCGTGATGTACGGACAGACGTGACTGATGTCTATGCTTTCCGCAGTCCGACCAATGCCAATAATTTGGTTGTGGCGATGAATGTATCATCGCATGTTCCAGGCGCAGCGCCGGTTCCGCTTTTCTCACAAGCCGCCCGCTACAATATCCATGTCGACAACACTGGCGACTTGTTGGCCGATGCCGTAGTTACGGTTACTTTTACGGGAAATACAACCCAGACATTCAGCGTCGCGGGACTTGGCGCCACGCCAATCACCGGGCAGGTAACCCCTGCGGGTTCTGCTCCGATAATTACGACATCTGGACCCATAAAAATATTTGTTGGCCCCCGCGAAGATCCATTCTTTTTTGACCTCGATGGCTTCAAAGCCTTTGTTGCCGCACCGTATATTCCCGCCGCCGGATACCGCGCTTCGGGCGCAGGCTCGCCGGTCGACTTCTTTGCCGGACGAAATGTTGGTTCGATCGTTATTGAACTCCCCATTGTTGCTCTTACAGGCGCGGCAAACGCCAATACCGGCACAATACGGGCATGGACCAGTATCACCGAACCGCAAACCAACTAA
- a CDS encoding DUF4331 family protein yields the protein MKLKIILLTATIAMAGLPGCDNDNTTMDPGVTYVQTDRMAIPAINTALIPTSVQKDAFNVAAPVNDEANFRPVATTTITNIRAAVNAVSGFPAEDAPGLTPTQVATALIPDVVTINFANPVQFPNGRRLTDDVIDAAVGLVLNRGNALGGAGVGDAINSNDATFLGTFPFLAPEN from the coding sequence ATGAAATTGAAGATTATTTTACTGACAGCAACCATAGCCATGGCGGGTTTGCCCGGTTGCGATAACGACAACACCACCATGGATCCGGGTGTGACTTACGTTCAAACCGACAGAATGGCCATCCCGGCTATAAATACCGCTCTCATTCCGACGTCTGTTCAGAAAGACGCTTTCAACGTCGCAGCGCCGGTCAATGATGAGGCTAATTTTCGTCCGGTTGCCACCACAACGATAACTAATATCCGCGCCGCGGTTAATGCTGTTTCCGGTTTTCCTGCCGAGGACGCCCCCGGCCTGACGCCAACACAAGTGGCAACCGCTCTGATTCCGGATGTTGTCACAATTAATTTTGCAAACCCGGTTCAGTTTCCCAATGGTCGCCGCTTGACCGATGATGTCATCGATGCTGCAGTGGGTCTTGTTCTTAATCGCGGCAACGCCCTTGGCGGCGCCGGAGTTGGCGATGCCATCAATAGCAACGATGCCACCTTCCTCGGAACATTTCCGTTTCTCGCCCCGGAGAATTAA